A single region of the Triticum dicoccoides isolate Atlit2015 ecotype Zavitan chromosome 2B, WEW_v2.0, whole genome shotgun sequence genome encodes:
- the LOC119364110 gene encoding 2-oxoglutarate dehydrogenase, mitochondrial-like, translated as MGLFRAASGLARVALRRSLSRAPASPFAGPAPRYFHSTLPRRYAAPEPRAVPLSRLTDSFLDGTSSVYLEELQRAWEADPTSVDESWDNFFRNFVGQAATSPGISGQTIQESMRLLLLVRAYQVSGHMKAKLDPLGLEQRPVPDVLDPAFYGFSESDLDREFFLGVWRMAGFLSENRPVQTLRSVLGRLEQAYCGTIGYEYMHIPDREKCNWLRERIETVNPREYTYDRRQVMLDRLIWSTQFENFLAQKWTTAKRFGLEGAETLIPGMKEMFDRAADLGVESIVIGMPHRGRLNVLGNVVRKPLRQIFSEFSGGTKPVNEGEGLYTGTGDVKYHLGTSYDRPTRGGKHIHLSLVANPSHLEAVDPVVAGKTRAKQYYSNDLDRTKNLGVLLHGDGSFSGQGVVYETLHLSALPNYTTGGTIHLVVNNQVAFTTDPMSGRSSQYCTDVAKALDAPIFHVNGDDLEAVVHTCELAAEWRQTFHSDVVVDIVCYRRFGHNEIDEPSFTQPKMYKVIRNHPSALEIYQNQLLESGKISKEDIDKIHKKVSTILNEEFKKSKDDIPNKRDWLSAYWTGFKSPEQISRIRNTGVKPEILKRVGEAMTTLPETFKPHRAVKKIFDLRRQMIETGEGIDWAVGEALAFATLIIEGNHVRLSGQDVERGTFSHRHSVIHDQETGEQYCPLDNLVMNQNEELFTVSNSSLSEFAVLGFELGYSMENPNSLVLWEAQFGDFSNGAQVIFDQFISSGEAKWLRQTGLVVCLPHGYDGQGPEHSSARMERFLQMSDDNPYVIPEMDPTLRKQIQECNWQVVNVTTPANYFHVLRRQIHRDFRKPLIVMSPKNLLRHKDCKSSLSEFDDLAGHPGFDKQGTRFKRLIKDRNDHKDLEEGIRRLVLCSGKVYYELDEERNKSDSNDVAICRVEQLCPFPYDLIQRELKRYPNAEIVWCQEEPMNMGAYTYINPRLLTAMRALGRGSIDDIKYVGRAPSAATATGFYTVHVQEQTELVKKALQRDPIKSPF; from the exons ATGGGGTTGTTCCGGGCCGCGTCGGGCTTAGCCCGGGTGGCGCTGCGGAGGAGCCTGTCGCGCGCTCCGGCGAGCCCGTTCGCCGGCCCCGCGCCGCGGTACTTCCACTCGACGCTCCCCCGGCGGTACGCGGCGCCTGAGCCCCGCGCCGTGCCGCTCTCGCGCCTCACCGACAGCTTCCTCGATGGCACCAGCAGCGTGTACCTCGAGGAGCTGCAGCGGGCGTGGGAGGCGGACCCGACCTCCGTCGACGAGTCCTGGGACAACTTCTTCCGGAACTTTGTCGGGCAGGCCGCCACGTCCCCCGGCATATCCGGCCAGACGATCCAGGAGAGCATGAGGCTGCTGCTGCTCGTGCGCGCCTACCAGGTGAGCGGCCACATGAAGGCCAAGCTCGATCCTCTTGGGCTGGAGCAGCGCCCGGTTCCGGATGTCCTGGACCCGGCGTTCTACGGGTTCTCTGAGTCTGATTTGGATCGGGAGTTCTTCCTCGGGGTGTGGAGGATGGCTGGGTTCTTGTCCGAGAATCGGCCTGTGCAGACACTTCGTTCTGTGTTGGGACGCCTGGAGCAGGCCTACTGTGGCACCATTGGTTACGAGTACATGCACATACCTGACCGCGAAAAGTGCAACTGGCTGAGGGAGAGGATCGAGACAGTTAACCCAAGGGAGTACACCTATGATCGTCGCCAGGTCATGCTCGATAGGCTCATCTGGAGTACCCAGTTTGAGAATTTCTTGGCACAGAAGTGGACCACCGCAAAGCGATTTGGCCTAGAAGGTGCCGAGACACTGATTCCTGGTATGAAGGAGATGTTTGACAGGGCAGCTGATCTTGGTGTAGAGAGTATTGTCATTGGGATGCCACACAGAGGCAGGCTCAATGTCTTGGGAAACGTCGTACGTAAGCCCTTGCGACAGATCTTCAGCGAGTTTAGTGGTGGTACCAAGCCTGTCAATGAGGGGGAGGGTTTGTATACAGGGACAGGCGATGTCAAGTACCATCTAGGAACTTCATATGATAGGCCTACCAGAGGTGGGAAACATATCCATCTATCGTTGGTTGCAAATCCAAGTCACTTGGAAGCAGTCGATCCTGTTGTTGCTGGGAAGACCAGAGCAAAGCAGTACTATTCTAATGATCTTGACAGGACCAAGAATCTAGGGGTGCTATTGCATGGTGATGGAAGCTTCTCAGGGCAAGGTGTTGTGTATGAGACCCTGCATCTGAGTGCACTTCCAAACTACACCACCGGTGGAACAATTCATCTTGTGGTCAATAATCAGGTTGCGTTCACTACTGATCCGATGTCAGGGAGGTCTTCACAGTATTGTACAGATGTAGCCAAAGCATTGGATGCTCCAATTTTCCATGTCAACGGTGACGACTTGGAGGCTGTGGTTCATACTTGTGAGCTTGCTGCGGAGTGGAGGCAAACATTTCATTCTGATGTAGTGGTGGATATTGTATGCTACCGTCGATTTGGGCATAATGAGATTGACGAGCCCTCCTTCACCCAGCCTAAAATGTACAAG GTGATTAGGAACCACCCAAGTGCGCTTGAGATATATCAAAACCAGCTGTTAGAATCAGGGAAGATCTCCAAGGAAGATATTGACAAGATACACAAGAAGGTCAGCACCATACTGAATGAGGAATTCAAAAAGAGCAAAGACGATATCCCCAACAAGAGGGACTGGCTTTCAGCTTACTGGACTGGGTTTAAGTCCCCAGAACAGATTTCACGTATCCGAAACACCGG TGTCAAGCCAGAGATTCTAAAACGTGTTGGTGAAGCCATGACAACACTTCCAGAAACTTTCAAACCTCACAGGGCTGTCAAGAAGATTTTTGATCTGCGTCGCCAAATGATTGAGACTGGGGAAGGCATTGACTGGGCAGTGGGTGAAGCACTTGCTTTTGCAACTCTTATAATTGAGGGGAACCATGTCAGGTTAAGTGGCCAGGATGTTGAGAGAGGTACATTCAGCCACCGCCATTCTGTTATCCATGACCAAGAAACTGGAGAGCAGTACTGCCCACTTGATAATCTTGTCATGAACCAGAATGAGGAACTATTTACTGTAAGCAACAG TTCCCTGTCAGAATTTGCTGTTCTGGGCTTTGAGTTGGGTTATTCAATGGAGAACCCAAACTCACTGGTTTTATGGGAagcacagtttggtgatttttcaAATGGGGCTCAAGTGATATTTGATCAGTTCATTAGTAGCGGAGAGGCAAAATGGCTCCGCCAGACCGGGCTTGTTGTCTGCCTTCCTCATGGATATGACGGTCAAGGGCCTGAACATTCTAGTGCGAGAATGGAGCGCTTCCTTCAG ATGAGTGACGATAACCCCTATGTTATACCTGAGATGGATCCAACACTGAGGAAGCAAATCCAGGAGTGTAACTGGCAGGTCGTGAATGTGACAACTCCTGCAAACTATTTCCATGTGCTGCGTCGCCAG ATACACCGGGATTTCAGAAAGCCTTTAATTGTGATGTCTCCAAAGAATCTCCTTCGTCACAAGGACTGCAAATCCAGTCTATCTGAATTCGATGATCTTGCTGGTCACCCTGGATTTGATAAGCAAGGGACACGCTTCAAGCGTCTAATAAAAGACCGGAATGACCATAAGGACCTTGAGGAAGGAATCAGACGTCTAGTTCTTTGTTCTGGAAAG GTGTACTATGAATTGGATGAAGAAAGAAATAAGTCGGATTCCAATGATGTTGCGATATGTAGAGTTGAGCAGCTCTGTCCATTCCCCTACGACCTCATTCAGCGTGAGCTGAAGAGATATCCAA ATGCCGAGATTGTTTGGTGCCAAGAAGAACCGATGAACATGGGGGCGTATACCTACATCAATCCTCGCCTGCTGACCGCGATGAGGGCGCTCGGTCGTGGCAGCATAGATGATATCAAGTATGTCGGAAGGGCCCCATCTGCAGCCACAGCTACAGGTTTCTATACTGTCCATGTGCAGGAGCAAACCGAGCTGGTGAAGAAGGCGCTGCAGCGAGACCCCATCAAGTCTCCGTTTTGA